The following coding sequences are from one Nilaparvata lugens isolate BPH chromosome 4, ASM1435652v1, whole genome shotgun sequence window:
- the LOC111046214 gene encoding phytanoyl-CoA dioxygenase isoform X2, with the protein MNVPKESRKCIFNSTQSNQSKDKYFVDSGDKISFFFENDAIGEDGELKVAQEKSLNKIGHALHILHPSFYKVTFSDKVKETCYRLGMEEPLVVQSMYIFKNPGIGSAVIPHQDASYLHTEPMTVMGFWIALEDATLENGCLSFIPGSHSNGVHRRFIRNPDSASSDLLIYDKPAQIYSSSGFQAVPVKKGDCIIIHGQVVHKSEHNKSSKSRHAYSFHVIEQSSKYSPDNWLQSEKGFMMLYGN; encoded by the exons ATGAATGTTCCAAAAGAAAGCCGAAAATGCATTTTCAACTCGACCCAATCGAATCAA AGTAAGGACAAATATTTCGTGGACAGCGGCGACAAGATTAGTTTCTTCTTCGAGAACGACGCCATTGGTGAAGATGGCGAACTGAAAGTGGCCCAAGAGAAGTCGCTCAACAAGATTGGGCATGCTCTGCACATTCTGCACCCATCCTTCTACAAGGTCACATTCTCCGACAAAGTCAAGGAGACTTGCTATCGGCTTGGAATGGAGGAACCGCTTGTCGTTCAGAGCATGTACATCTTCAAAAATCCTGGCATCGGAAGTGCTG TGATTCCGCACCAGGATGCATCCTATCTTCACACGGAGCCGATGACAGTGATGGGATTCTGGATAGCCCTGGAAGATGCCACCCTGGAGAACGGCTGTCTCTCCTTCATACCCGGGTCGCACAGCAACGGGGTTCACCGCCGCTTCATCAGGAACCCGGACTCCGCCTCTAGCGACCTCCTCATCTACGACAAACCTGCGCAGATCTACTCCAGTTCCGGCTTTCAGGCGGTGCCTGTCAAGAAAG GTGACTGCATTATAATTCATGGGCAAGTAGTACATAAGAGCGAGCACAACAAATCTTCCAAATCGAGACACGCCTATTCATTTCATGTAATCGAACAGTCGTCCAAATACTCGCCTGATAACTGGCTGCAGAGCGAGAAGGGATTCATGATGCTGTACGGAAATTGA
- the LOC111046214 gene encoding phytanoyl-CoA dioxygenase domain-containing protein 1 homolog isoform X1: MREDLKTQFQRDGFIVLENFLNEDEVKELKTAGDELAMNVPKESRKCIFNSTQSNQSKDKYFVDSGDKISFFFENDAIGEDGELKVAQEKSLNKIGHALHILHPSFYKVTFSDKVKETCYRLGMEEPLVVQSMYIFKNPGIGSAVIPHQDASYLHTEPMTVMGFWIALEDATLENGCLSFIPGSHSNGVHRRFIRNPDSASSDLLIYDKPAQIYSSSGFQAVPVKKGDCIIIHGQVVHKSEHNKSSKSRHAYSFHVIEQSSKYSPDNWLQSEKGFMMLYGN, translated from the exons ATGAGGGAGGATTTGAAAACTCAG TTTCAGAGAGACGGTTTCATAGTTCTCGAGAACTTTCTGAATGAAGATGAGGTGAAGGAATTGAAGACCGCTGGTGATGAGTTGGCAATGAATGTTCCAAAAGAAAGCCGAAAATGCATTTTCAACTCGACCCAATCGAATCAA AGTAAGGACAAATATTTCGTGGACAGCGGCGACAAGATTAGTTTCTTCTTCGAGAACGACGCCATTGGTGAAGATGGCGAACTGAAAGTGGCCCAAGAGAAGTCGCTCAACAAGATTGGGCATGCTCTGCACATTCTGCACCCATCCTTCTACAAGGTCACATTCTCCGACAAAGTCAAGGAGACTTGCTATCGGCTTGGAATGGAGGAACCGCTTGTCGTTCAGAGCATGTACATCTTCAAAAATCCTGGCATCGGAAGTGCTG TGATTCCGCACCAGGATGCATCCTATCTTCACACGGAGCCGATGACAGTGATGGGATTCTGGATAGCCCTGGAAGATGCCACCCTGGAGAACGGCTGTCTCTCCTTCATACCCGGGTCGCACAGCAACGGGGTTCACCGCCGCTTCATCAGGAACCCGGACTCCGCCTCTAGCGACCTCCTCATCTACGACAAACCTGCGCAGATCTACTCCAGTTCCGGCTTTCAGGCGGTGCCTGTCAAGAAAG GTGACTGCATTATAATTCATGGGCAAGTAGTACATAAGAGCGAGCACAACAAATCTTCCAAATCGAGACACGCCTATTCATTTCATGTAATCGAACAGTCGTCCAAATACTCGCCTGATAACTGGCTGCAGAGCGAGAAGGGATTCATGATGCTGTACGGAAATTGA